The sequence below is a genomic window from Leptospira inadai serovar Lyme str. 10.
TTTCATGGCAAATTGAGTTCGCATTCCGGCAAAGTCGGAGAGGATTACTCTCTAAACGGTAGAATCGGTAGTGGGGTTGCGATCCCGCTTTTCTTTGCGGACGAACCCGTTGGAATCATCAACGTCTTTTCGGAAAGACGCGATTGGTTTGAAAGAGGAATCGAGAGATCCTTGGAGCTACTTTCCGTGATGCTTGGATCCATCCTTCACAAAAAAAACGTGGAACATGAATTACGCTCCGGCAGAAATATGCTGAAAAGCGCTTTAAAAATCGCTAATCTTGGCAGTTGGGAATGGAACGTAATCGAAAATAAAATCACTTGGTCGGAAGAAGTCTATTCGATATTCGGAATCTCCAAGGATGAAATTCGAATATCTGTGAATGGATTCTTTTCGTTCGTTCATCCGGACGATGAGGCAAGAGTCCGGAAATTCGGGGAGGAATTACTCGAATACGGAACCGTAACGGAAATCGATCATAGAATCGTAAGACCCGACGGAGAAATTCGCTCCGTAGTGGAAAGGGCCGAGTTGATACGTAGTTCAAAGGGAGAACCCACCTTCATAATCGGCACAGTTCAGGATGTTACCGAAAAAAAACGCTCCGAAGAAAACCTAAGATTGCTGCAAATTGCGATTGAAAAGTCCACGGATATCTTTCTAATCACCGAGTCGGAACCGATCGTCGATCCCGGTCCCAAGATCGTGTATGTAAACGAAGCGTTTGAAAAAATTACCGGTTACACTAGGGGAGAGGTAATCGGTAAGACTCCCAAAATATTGCGTGGATCGAAATCCGATCTAAAAATCCAATCAAAGATAGAAGAGTCCATGTCTCAATGGAAACAGATTCGAGAAGAAACATTGAATTATCGAAAAGATGGGACGGAGTTTTGGACCGAACTGGATATGTTTCCGATCAACGACTCTACCGGGCGATATACGCATTGGATTTCCATTCATCGGGACGTGACTGAAAGAAAACAAACCGAAGAGCGGTTGATGCAATCGCAAAAAATGGAAGCCGTCGGACAGCTTGCGGGCGGGCTTGCCCATGATTTTAATAATTTATTAAACGTCATACTTGCGAATCTTGATCTTCTCGAGCTTAAATTAAAAGAGTCGCCGGATTTGTTAAAGCGCGTAACGTCCGCTCAAGATGCCGTACAACGTGGGGTCGAAGTAAACCGAAGGCTATTGTCCTTTTCGAGAAAACAGCCCATCAATCCGGAAATCGCCGACGTGAATCGACTGCTTTGCGATTTTTCGCCGA
It includes:
- a CDS encoding PAS domain S-box protein — encoded protein: MSLSLMRKLILLIENEEAGVPALHDLLAQSEQDEIFSVQTVSTEAAIGQIKSLNYDLLIVDYHSIFPNNLNLIEEHKISNASTPFIVINKGLDPDAKLRSFEADASYYIDKTNINPSFLNESIRACLEKKEFGNIFAEDSLKLKEIIRLNIEIATTELDAEELPDFIAEKIGHFVECDGVSVGKKEGQEFVYKGNYGRLVYPKGLRIRTGWGFSGQAIGNKRILFHGKLSSHSGKVGEDYSLNGRIGSGVAIPLFFADEPVGIINVFSERRDWFERGIERSLELLSVMLGSILHKKNVEHELRSGRNMLKSALKIANLGSWEWNVIENKITWSEEVYSIFGISKDEIRISVNGFFSFVHPDDEARVRKFGEELLEYGTVTEIDHRIVRPDGEIRSVVERAELIRSSKGEPTFIIGTVQDVTEKKRSEENLRLLQIAIEKSTDIFLITESEPIVDPGPKIVYVNEAFEKITGYTRGEVIGKTPKILRGSKSDLKIQSKIEESMSQWKQIREETLNYRKDGTEFWTELDMFPINDSTGRYTHWISIHRDVTERKQTEERLMQSQKMEAVGQLAGGLAHDFNNLLNVILANLDLLELKLKESPDLLKRVTSAQDAVQRGVEVNRRLLSFSRKQPINPEIADVNRLLCDFSPILEKIQTDKVGVELEISNESLICEIEKSGLENALLNLTINARDAMPDGGTIRISSGLLKNAASEGVRISGLEQADYCLVTVTDSGIGMDETVKARIFEPFFSTKGAGKGTGLGLSMVYGFVKQSKGFVKVISVPGHGTSFLIFLPILSPDHSVPADEGAILP